The following coding sequences lie in one Arthrobacter sp. PGP41 genomic window:
- a CDS encoding cyclase family protein produces the protein MTTQDTASTTVTGESTDSPVIRRDDPLGSIRAMAAAHNNWGRWGQDDVLGTLNFIDAGKRIEAAALVKTGEAFSLSQPFDTNGPQKGWRRRTNPVHTMTDTGVDAERGNQGFPHGFGGADDVIAMPLQCSTQWDGLGHIFDQRKAWNGRAAGDVVTSEGDLVTGIETAAAKIVTRGVLLDVGRALGPDLGRNDGELPDGFAITPEHLQRTIDLQGPSSKVGRGDIVVIRTGQHTRVRRDGWGDYAGGSAPGLSFTTGPWLHRTEIAGIATDTWGFEVRPNEFDAAFQPLHQIAIPNLGLFLGEMWDPDGLAQACAADGRYDFLLIAAPLPITGAVGSPVNPIALR, from the coding sequence GTGACCACGCAGGACACAGCATCAACCACCGTCACCGGGGAATCAACCGATTCCCCGGTGATCCGGCGTGACGACCCGCTCGGCAGCATCCGCGCCATGGCCGCGGCCCACAACAACTGGGGCCGCTGGGGCCAGGACGACGTCCTGGGAACCCTGAACTTCATCGACGCCGGCAAGCGCATCGAAGCCGCAGCCCTGGTGAAGACGGGCGAGGCCTTCTCACTGTCCCAGCCGTTCGACACCAACGGCCCCCAGAAGGGCTGGCGCCGCCGGACCAACCCGGTCCACACCATGACGGACACCGGGGTGGACGCCGAACGCGGCAACCAGGGTTTCCCGCACGGCTTCGGCGGTGCGGACGATGTGATCGCCATGCCATTGCAGTGCTCCACGCAGTGGGACGGCCTGGGCCACATCTTCGACCAGCGCAAGGCCTGGAACGGCAGGGCCGCCGGTGACGTGGTCACCTCCGAAGGCGACCTGGTGACCGGCATCGAAACGGCCGCCGCAAAGATCGTCACCCGCGGCGTCCTGCTCGACGTCGGCCGGGCGCTCGGCCCGGACCTTGGACGGAACGACGGCGAACTGCCCGACGGTTTCGCCATCACCCCCGAACACCTCCAGCGGACCATTGACCTGCAGGGGCCCAGCTCGAAGGTGGGCCGGGGCGACATCGTGGTGATCCGCACCGGGCAGCACACCAGGGTCCGCCGCGACGGCTGGGGCGACTACGCCGGCGGCTCAGCCCCCGGGCTGTCCTTCACCACCGGGCCCTGGCTGCACCGCACGGAAATAGCCGGGATAGCCACCGATACGTGGGGCTTCGAGGTCCGGCCCAACGAGTTCGACGCCGCCTTCCAGCCCCTCCACCAGATCGCCATCCCCAACCTCGGACTGTTCCTGGGCGAAATGTGGGACCCGGACGGACTGGCACAAGCCTGCGCAGCGGACGGCAGGTACGACTTCCTGCTCATCGCAGCCCCGCTCCCCATCACCGGGGCAGTCGGATCACCCGTCAACCCGATAGCACTTCGGTAG
- a CDS encoding TetR/AcrR family transcriptional regulator — protein MTLPDTKSREPKQARSRQSFEKTIEAALALLQQRGNDDFTLADVSARSGVSIGSIYARFQGKDELIRVAHGRKMDDIDAVSNHLFEALPARPDAGLESVAQEAVDRTIEVLRRYADILRPFMLRATQDETISKRGAASHAALAKNFSEVLHKWPEGFLHEADIDWSFNVVYSVVARRLGLGSTVEGSGNLEWREIAEKLAGMVASYLLAGQRDSVRP, from the coding sequence GTGACGCTTCCGGACACGAAGTCCCGCGAACCTAAGCAAGCCAGGAGCCGCCAGTCGTTTGAAAAAACGATTGAAGCGGCCCTGGCGCTGCTTCAGCAGCGGGGCAACGACGACTTCACGCTGGCCGATGTCAGCGCTCGTTCCGGCGTGTCAATCGGTTCCATCTACGCGCGGTTCCAAGGCAAGGATGAACTCATCCGGGTCGCCCACGGCCGAAAAATGGATGACATTGACGCCGTCTCCAACCATCTTTTCGAAGCCCTGCCGGCCCGTCCAGATGCGGGACTGGAATCCGTTGCGCAGGAAGCCGTAGACCGGACGATCGAAGTACTTCGGCGATACGCGGACATCCTTCGACCGTTTATGTTGCGGGCAACCCAGGACGAAACGATTTCCAAGCGCGGCGCAGCTTCGCATGCTGCCCTCGCAAAAAACTTCTCAGAAGTCCTGCACAAGTGGCCGGAAGGCTTCCTTCACGAAGCGGACATCGACTGGAGCTTCAACGTCGTCTACAGCGTCGTGGCCCGCCGGCTGGGCCTCGGGAGCACCGTCGAAGGCAGCGGAAACCTCGAATGGCGGGAAATCGCGGAAAAGCTCGCCGGCATGGTGGCGTCCTACCTTTTGGCAGGACAGCGAGATTCCGTCCGCCCGTAA
- a CDS encoding VOC family protein, with amino-acid sequence METPLSHLAHLEITTPDVETSARFYEEKFGMRIIDRGDDNVYLRCWGDYYRYSLVITEGPEASLGRMAWRTNSQAALEAAAQRIEATGVQGTWSPGGHGYGKAYEFTGPYGHPMRLFYDVEKFVAEPEFASTYPDRPERRSSHAAAPRFLDHVTVACSDVRGFAKWYNEALGFRVMAFVDLDEAPITVFSVLTTNEKSHDLGVVLDTSSRAGRVNHIAFWVDATEDLLRTADVMMENGTPMEYGPSIHGVGEQNFLYFRDPSGLRVELNSGGYRNYVPDWDANTWKPSLGSNNFYKNGAMPLSMTESFPPAEGFTATEEGASPEMKEALLNPYAKQGRG; translated from the coding sequence GTGGAAACTCCCCTCTCGCATCTTGCCCACCTCGAGATCACTACCCCGGACGTCGAAACGTCGGCACGGTTCTACGAGGAAAAGTTCGGCATGCGCATCATCGACCGCGGGGACGACAACGTCTACCTGCGCTGCTGGGGCGACTACTACCGCTACAGCCTGGTCATCACCGAAGGACCCGAGGCGTCCCTGGGCCGGATGGCCTGGCGCACCAACTCCCAGGCAGCCCTTGAAGCGGCTGCCCAGCGGATCGAAGCGACCGGCGTCCAGGGCACCTGGTCCCCCGGCGGCCACGGCTACGGCAAGGCCTACGAATTCACCGGCCCCTACGGCCACCCCATGCGCCTCTTCTACGACGTGGAAAAGTTCGTCGCTGAACCCGAATTCGCATCCACCTACCCGGACCGGCCGGAGCGCCGCAGCAGCCACGCCGCCGCACCGCGCTTCCTGGACCACGTCACCGTGGCCTGCTCGGATGTCCGCGGCTTCGCCAAGTGGTACAACGAGGCCCTCGGCTTCCGCGTCATGGCCTTCGTCGACCTGGACGAGGCACCTATCACGGTGTTCTCCGTGCTGACCACCAACGAAAAGTCCCACGACCTCGGCGTGGTCCTGGACACTTCCAGCCGGGCCGGCCGCGTCAACCACATCGCCTTCTGGGTGGACGCCACCGAAGACCTGCTCCGCACCGCCGATGTCATGATGGAAAACGGCACCCCAATGGAATACGGCCCCTCCATCCATGGCGTGGGCGAACAGAACTTCCTCTACTTCCGCGACCCCTCAGGTCTTCGCGTGGAGCTCAACTCCGGCGGCTACCGCAACTACGTCCCGGACTGGGACGCCAACACCTGGAAGCCGTCCCTCGGTTCCAACAACTTCTACAAGAACGGCGCCATGCCGCTCTCCATGACCGAATCCTTCCCGCCGGCCGAGGGCTTCACGGCCACCGAAGAAGGTGCTTCCCCCGAAATGAAGGAAGCCCTCCTGAACCCCTACGCCAAGCAGGGCCGGGGCTAA
- a CDS encoding fumarylacetoacetate hydrolase family protein, with product MVKIARWNDGDWIQSGFVDGANCYALPAGQDVQTLLDAGLEEALNIARQVLTSGVASSLADVQLMAPLVPATIRDFVAFEEHVEGVRKSIDGVAGVVPEWYEAPTFYFTNPHTVTGTGEVIGIPAGCEDLDFETEVAAVVGHVPGSDGRNLTAAEAHQHIFGYTILNDWSARDLQRREMKVSLGPCKGKDFANTLGPWIVTADEFEDRHDAEGFLPISMAVEVNGQRIGQDMLSNMGWPFAELVAYASQDSVVRPGDVLGSGTCGSGCLAELWGRNGSKTPPPLKTGDVVRMTVEGIGAIENAVGARREAVTRVAARTRPRTGEESPAHL from the coding sequence ATGGTCAAGATTGCCCGCTGGAATGACGGCGACTGGATCCAGTCCGGCTTTGTGGACGGCGCGAACTGCTACGCCCTGCCCGCCGGCCAGGACGTCCAGACGCTCCTGGACGCCGGTCTCGAAGAAGCGCTGAACATTGCACGGCAGGTTCTGACTTCAGGCGTTGCCTCTTCGCTGGCGGACGTGCAGTTGATGGCCCCGCTGGTGCCCGCCACCATCCGGGACTTCGTGGCGTTCGAGGAACACGTGGAAGGCGTCCGGAAGAGCATCGACGGCGTGGCCGGTGTGGTGCCCGAATGGTACGAGGCGCCCACCTTCTACTTCACGAACCCGCACACCGTGACAGGAACGGGCGAGGTGATTGGTATTCCGGCGGGCTGCGAGGACCTGGACTTTGAAACCGAAGTGGCGGCCGTCGTCGGGCATGTTCCCGGCAGCGACGGCCGCAACCTAACCGCAGCGGAGGCGCACCAGCACATCTTCGGCTACACAATCCTCAACGACTGGTCTGCCAGGGACCTGCAGCGCCGCGAGATGAAAGTCAGCCTAGGCCCCTGCAAGGGCAAGGACTTCGCCAACACACTAGGCCCATGGATCGTCACCGCGGACGAGTTTGAGGACCGCCACGACGCCGAAGGGTTCCTGCCCATCTCCATGGCCGTCGAGGTTAATGGCCAGCGCATCGGGCAGGACATGCTTTCCAACATGGGTTGGCCGTTCGCCGAACTGGTGGCCTACGCGTCGCAGGACTCCGTGGTGCGGCCCGGCGACGTGCTGGGCTCCGGCACATGCGGCAGCGGCTGCCTGGCTGAACTTTGGGGTCGGAACGGATCAAAGACTCCCCCGCCCCTGAAGACCGGCGATGTGGTCCGCATGACAGTGGAAGGAATAGGCGCCAT
- a CDS encoding fumarylacetoacetate hydrolase family protein, with protein sequence MAEATYALIRFQEAGDGKARAGLLVGGRVLPLDGDINSLIEHWETTEAQLDSLAASARDDSGLALADVEVLAPVEPAQVLQTGANYRKHVIDLAAAHREPGEDEEEVRARTAAMMDKRAGQGTPYFFIGLPAAIASATDNLTLPAYSKSHDWELELAAVIGRTAFRVTPEEALDYVFGYTMVNDITTREYVFRKDMPAIGSDWYRAKNAPGFLPTGPLLVPAKFFGDPQDVQVTLKLNGKAMQDESTSDMIFGVAKLVSEASQIMPLRPGDLVLTGSPAGNGQHWGRLLQDGDVMEGTITGLGTQLIHCKDETATEGSQP encoded by the coding sequence ATGGCCGAAGCAACTTATGCGCTGATCCGGTTCCAGGAAGCCGGTGACGGCAAGGCCCGCGCGGGCCTGCTCGTCGGTGGCCGGGTCCTGCCGCTGGACGGGGACATCAACTCCCTGATCGAGCACTGGGAAACCACCGAAGCCCAGCTGGACAGCCTCGCCGCCTCCGCCCGCGACGACAGCGGCCTGGCGCTGGCCGACGTCGAAGTCCTCGCCCCGGTGGAACCGGCCCAGGTCCTGCAGACCGGTGCGAACTACCGCAAGCACGTCATCGACCTCGCCGCAGCCCACCGCGAACCCGGCGAGGATGAGGAGGAAGTGCGCGCCAGAACAGCCGCCATGATGGACAAGCGGGCAGGCCAGGGCACGCCGTACTTTTTCATCGGGCTCCCGGCGGCGATCGCATCCGCCACGGACAACCTCACCCTCCCGGCCTATAGCAAGTCCCACGACTGGGAACTGGAGTTGGCGGCAGTCATTGGCAGGACGGCATTCCGGGTCACCCCTGAGGAAGCCCTGGACTACGTGTTCGGTTACACGATGGTCAATGACATCACCACCCGTGAGTACGTCTTCCGCAAGGACATGCCCGCAATCGGATCGGACTGGTACCGCGCCAAGAACGCCCCCGGCTTCCTGCCCACCGGACCGTTGCTGGTGCCCGCCAAGTTCTTCGGCGACCCCCAGGACGTCCAGGTGACCCTGAAGCTCAACGGCAAAGCCATGCAGGACGAGTCCACTTCGGACATGATCTTCGGGGTGGCCAAGCTCGTCAGCGAAGCCTCCCAGATCATGCCGCTGCGACCGGGCGACCTGGTCCTCACGGGAAGCCCGGCCGGCAACGGCCAGCACTGGGGCCGGCTGCTTCAGGACGGCGACGTCATGGAAGGCACCATCACCGGCCTTGGCACCCAGCTGATCCACTGCAAGGACGAAACCGCAACTGAAGGCAGCCAGCCGTGA
- a CDS encoding amidohydrolase family protein, with protein MSTRPAEFPTVDVHAHILLPALQQLVAEADPEGFGAQQALEVRRNGPESMAASGRMIKERWPQLTDLDRRLADMDAQGVDVQLVSPSPSHFYYFAGEELALQVAKSANQAVREFVDRAPERLHGLGLVPLQHPALMVEALEHAVLECGLLGVEIGSFAATPADAERSTVELSDPRLEPFWSRAEELGALVFLHPFGCSLDERLDRFYLANTVSQPAENAVAVSHLIFSGVLDRHPDLKVLAAHGGGYLPTTLGRSDRAWKVRTEAHGCAQPPSSYLKKLYFDSLVHSAAELRALIAAAGPEQVLLGSDYPFDMGSDLPVDEVVEARLPAEDEARVLAGNAAALGITPASVPAARPA; from the coding sequence ATGAGCACCCGCCCCGCAGAATTCCCCACGGTGGACGTCCACGCCCATATCCTGCTTCCGGCCCTTCAACAGCTGGTGGCGGAGGCTGATCCCGAGGGCTTCGGCGCCCAGCAGGCCCTGGAAGTGCGGCGCAACGGACCCGAATCGATGGCAGCTTCGGGCCGGATGATCAAGGAGCGCTGGCCGCAGCTGACCGACTTGGACCGCCGGCTCGCGGACATGGACGCCCAAGGTGTGGACGTGCAGCTGGTTTCTCCGTCACCGTCGCACTTCTACTACTTCGCAGGCGAAGAACTGGCACTGCAGGTAGCGAAGTCCGCAAACCAGGCCGTGCGGGAATTCGTTGACCGCGCCCCGGAGCGGCTCCACGGCCTGGGCCTGGTCCCGCTCCAGCACCCCGCCTTGATGGTGGAGGCCCTGGAGCACGCGGTGCTCGAGTGCGGCCTGCTCGGGGTGGAAATCGGGTCGTTCGCTGCCACTCCAGCCGACGCGGAACGCAGCACTGTTGAGCTGTCCGACCCCCGGCTGGAACCGTTCTGGAGCCGGGCCGAGGAGCTGGGTGCCCTGGTGTTCCTGCACCCGTTCGGATGCTCCCTGGATGAGCGGCTGGACCGTTTCTATCTCGCCAACACCGTCTCCCAGCCTGCGGAAAACGCTGTGGCAGTGTCACACCTGATTTTCAGCGGGGTACTGGACCGGCACCCGGACCTGAAGGTCCTGGCTGCGCACGGCGGTGGCTACCTTCCCACCACCCTGGGCCGTTCCGATCGCGCCTGGAAGGTCCGGACGGAGGCGCACGGCTGCGCGCAGCCGCCGTCCTCCTACCTGAAAAAGCTGTACTTCGACTCGCTGGTCCACAGCGCCGCTGAACTGCGGGCGCTCATCGCCGCGGCGGGCCCGGAGCAGGTGCTGCTCGGCTCGGACTATCCGTTCGACATGGGATCCGACCTGCCCGTGGACGAGGTTGTCGAGGCACGCCTTCCCGCAGAGGACGAGGCCCGTGTACTGGCCGGCAACGCTGCCGCCCTTGGCATCACGCCCGCTTCAGTCCCCGCCGCCCGCCCAGCCTAA